Genomic window (Ostrea edulis chromosome 9, xbOstEdul1.1, whole genome shotgun sequence):
gaatttatttacattaactGAATGCTTATAGCTTCCCATTACTTTGATATATGTATTgccttctatatatatatatatatatatatatatatatatatatatatatatatatatatatatatatatatatcagtgatATTGAAGGTGTCagttttttatattaaaaattaacaattgaatcgagaaaatgatttattaaacataagTTAAATTGTCACCCCTGCAAATCGTATcaagatgtaaaacttatacggtaccaattttgatgtgaatATTAGATGTGAATATTAACATAATTCTTCATTTTCAACGGGGAAAAACACAAgtaaaattatatatgaatatgaGCACTACGCACCAAACAAggggcccacaggccttatcagatACCTGTACCAATAAACCCAAGGACTAAGAAATCTAGGAGGGAAATTCCTGTTCTGCGTACCTAATccaattctaatattcagcaacagtataaaacaagatgcgtTCTTAAAACTTCGATGCCTCGATAGTGCTtttactgatgaaaggcttttcATAActtaatatatgtaacattaacacgataTGACTAAATTGGACCCATGATAGAGTCAAATTTCTGGgattgcgaaattcacaattttggaacATACTTtattgcatttagtttttataccgtaTCAGCAAAACAAGTCTTTCAAAAGATATAGACAATAATCGCTATGGTATTTTGGCCCCTCTCCCGGAACCAAATCCCCTACAACTGGGATGTAGTTTTTGTAGAAAAGAATTTTGAATATTGGTCAATGTTTGTCAGTTTTCACCTCGCCCCTACAGACCCAGAGGTGCAGAAGCCCTAAAATGTACATCTTATGTCATCCTTGTCCCAccgatgcttcataccaaatttgaaaacaagaatGGAAtgttagttatcaagaagttcaaaatgttcaatCACTGACCATTATTTATAGCCCCAAACTGATACCAAaccccctacccctgggatcatgaaacttAAGCAAGTTTGGTAAAGGACTGTCTGCtcattcaaaatatacatttagttgcaatttagtatcaataacattaaagcggatgttttctaaaatgttttacacataaacattatacaCCAAGTTTGGCTCCGCCCTGCTGTCAGAATCTCTACCccgtggatcatgaaatttacaatctttttaaaggttttcctgctctacatcactatgcatttagtttttcttacagatgtgcgaTTTTACAGAAGatgacttttaaaaattaagaaatatatgGCAGATTTTGCCCCGTCCCTAAAGctggggtgctggagtcctgaaatgtacaatttatttCACCTTGATCATAAATATGCCTCAtgctaaatttgaaaagaattggaagggtagttatcgagaaaagaagttaaaattgttcaattgttaacaaatACCCCATCGTgttaccaaaacccctacccctgggaccaTGAAACTTATGATTTTGGTCAAGGAATACCAGCCGATTCTAAATACCCATTTAGTTGCAATTTAGtgtcaatagcattaaagatgtcttttaaatcatttacacaTACTATACACAAGTTCGACCCTGCCCTCTACcacgaggatcatgaaatttacaattttggtagaaggcCTTCCAGcactatatcactatgcatttaattttttgtaCATATGTGCGGTTGTAaagacgatttttgaaaattactcAATTTGTAGTAGTTTGTACCCCCACCCATAAGGCCCAGGGgtcgtgaaatttacaatttatgcgcTTCATTGTTCCAAAGATGCATCATAGATGcatcataccaaatttgaaaagaattggtgTTATCGAGACGGCGGACGATGCCCAATTACGATACAATGTGATTTATTTGATTGTACTCAGTTGacttaaaatatgaaattctataTTTAAACCATACAATGCGTTATGTGGAAAAGAAATATTGGTTTTTACATGGGAAAAGAAATATCGGGGTTtttttggggttgttttttttcaaacctTCATACAGAGGGCCTCCGTGGcggagtggttagagcatcgagCTCAAactcacacggcctctcacctctggttggcgcgggttcgaatcacgctcgcgccggtaagtgagaaagtttcccagttaactcggtcggtggtctcttcccaggtgcattgtatctgggttctctcttccaccaataaaaactgggcgccaccatataactgaaaaattgttgtgtgtggcgaaaaacagcaaaaatcaatcaatcaaaccttCATACGTCGTAACATTTCGTAGTTACATATTGCATTTTgggtattctctttagagaagtcgagaggcatagccttcatcgacttctcttcgcaagcattcatgttttcattctggaaaacgtgtaaatgccggagtcggtgacagtttatgcttcgaccgacttTTCGATTCAGATGTGCccggatttacgcaatagacaagttgttttcaaacatttaacagcaatgcacaaaaccgtcacaaggaaatcaaaatttacttgcttttaatccattttcaacatgtccctgtcctgggtttaaatcacaactatgattacgtcagcctgcttttctcttaactggtcccctattgtgacagctcccaagaccagttaacgtaaacccgggacaggggacatgtagAAAATGGATTAATAgcaaataaattttgatttccttgtgacggttttatgcattgctgttaaatgtttgaaaacaacttgtctattgcgtaaatccaggcacatctgagtcgaaaagTCGGTCAAAGCATAacccgtcaccgactccggcatttacacgttttccagaatcaaaacatgaatgcttgcgaagagaagtcgatgatgGCTATGCctttcgacttctctaaagagaatacattTTGGGTAAATTCTTTTATTAAACAATTAGAAGTATATTTATCACATAGAAGGGGTACATTAATTCATTGAATCAGAAATAATACTGGCACACCCGTGTATATTGTACACGTGCAACAATGACAATGTCTGTTTGAACAACTATACATACTTTTAAAAGGTGTGAAATAAAGACAGGTATAATCCTTAAAATCTTTGTGTAATGGCCTCGAAATGACAGCACTATATAATATCACGCTAATAGAGTGACCGTTCTTGCATAGAGAAAGGCTTCTTAATCACGTGGCAAATAACATATTCGCGGACATCTGTCACaggcatgtaaaaaaaaaaatgaagaagtATCTTTGGGCAACAAAAGTCGTAACAAAGGGTCAAGCAGATGTTAATGACATAAGCAATAATTTGTTGCATTGGGTTCCCAACGATGCTTTTATTTATTCATCAGTGTCTATTAGATTTGATTACTCTATATCGTAACGACATttccattttgtattttcaGATGATGAGAAGATGATGTCATTGGCGCAGATAATTAATCAAATCAACATACCAACCAATCAAATAGCGAGGATATGTCTTCACGTTTGATTTTATTGAACTGAACTTATTTCTTGCGATATTAAATTACATTCACCGTGCTCCGTGGcgatatataaagaaatatattggATTTTTCATCATACAAAAGTGTCTTCCAGCGGCCTTCAGTAGaagagaaaaaatatcttttaagtACAAGATTTACGGTATATTTAAGACTTATAATTCATAAAAACCCAGCGGTCTGTCAACTGAGAAAGTTCAAGTGGATTAATGGAATTTAAGAAAGGTTCACAATAAACAAGAATTATGGCAACTATTGCCAAGGTTGGAAAGTTCAATTCCTACAAAGATTAGCCGTTATAGACCAGATTACTCGCTAGATCTCATGATTTTTTCCTGTGAAATACAACTCGCAAATAACATACCGATACAAAGTGAAGATATACTGGACAAGGAATGAAGATAGCGGTATTGTATTGCAGACCATTTGGTGTGGATTGCACCGGGCATGTGGACTGTATGCTCAAAAATGTTTTCGAAAACGTGTCCTCAGTATATGGATTTAGGTAAATCTTCTCAAACATAATTCCGAAAGAGACCTTATGTGAGGAAACAATTCCAAAAAAGATGTCCTTTAGAGAAAAGGGATAGTTTATGTTAAGATGGAGTGTTCACCCCGATGCATTTGCAGCCCATTATGAGTGATATTTGCATGGATATACCGTAAATTTTATCACCTAAAGGAGCAGATATAAGGATTAAATTTTCTTCTTTGTATTGATTTTCGAGGAAATTCGCATTCACAGGAGATTGCATACGTTGTCATCATCAGCGACCGAGTCCCATTGGACACTATTACAGTGCCTGGTTACAGATGAAATTGTCCGTCAATCATGTAACTTCTCAAACTGTATGAAGTGTCAAATGGAAGCGAAACATACTGTGATATAATGGCAGTCAATGAAAATGCAATCACAAGCATTTGATACCGTGCAATTTTAGGTTATCTTAAGAATTAAGAACGCAGAGAATGGAAGAGAATACTTTTCCTTCTATCGATACCAACACGTCCATTGTGTATTCTGTCTCAAATTTATCTGTTGCAAATTTTAGTACTACCGAATTTCCTCCACCACAGGAAACAACAGCAGGAAGACCCGAATCCCCGTACACACCATGGGAACAGGCGATTATGTTATTCTTTCTCATATTAATGATGATTGGTACCATCATAGGAAATTCTTTGGTATGCATGGCCGTAGCTTTGGTGAAACGACTTCAGACTCCATCTAATCTTCTGATTTTATCCTTAGCCGTATCTGACCTGTTGGTAGCTGTTTTAGTCATGCCATTTGCCGCCACGGGTGAAGCAGCGGGTCACTGGCCTCTAGGAGATATTGTGTGTGATATTTTTACGTCACTGGATGTGATTTTGTGTACCGCTTCTATTTTGAATCTGTGCATGATAAGTGTCGACAGATACCTCGTGATAACGCGGCCGTTTAAGTATGCAATGAAGCGTACACCTCGAAGGATGGCTGTTATGATTGCTAGTGTGTGGATTTTATCCGTTGTGATTTCAATTCCACCCTTATTGGGATGGAAGTCAGAAAGGCCGCCTTACGCTTGCTTAATAAGTCAAGAAATAGGATACCAAATCTATGCAACTCTTCTGTCCTTTTATATTCCGTTGATGGCGATGATATTTGTGTACTTTCGCATTTGGCGGGTATCTTCGCGTCTTGCAAAAAAGGAAATTAAATCTCAGCCTGGTAGTATTGACAGAGGCGCTGAAATTCTCTATCTACCGTCTTACCGTACCCCACGGCATAGCAAGGAAAGTGACTATGGAACACATCCAAACGGTATTCTCAAAAATGGTGGTTGTGGTGATAACTCTAGTAAGAAAAGTTCAAAGGAGGAAGAGGAAAGCATGTTAGATATGATAGCCAACCATAGGAACAATAACCGTAGGAGATTCACTGTGAAGTCATTGTTAAGTCGCAGTAGCAAACACTCTTCTCATAAGGAGAGACGGGCAATAAAAACGTTAGGGGTC
Coding sequences:
- the LOC125658411 gene encoding 5-hydroxytryptamine receptor 1-like, translated to MEENTFPSIDTNTSIVYSVSNLSVANFSTTEFPPPQETTAGRPESPYTPWEQAIMLFFLILMMIGTIIGNSLVCMAVALVKRLQTPSNLLILSLAVSDLLVAVLVMPFAATGEAAGHWPLGDIVCDIFTSLDVILCTASILNLCMISVDRYLVITRPFKYAMKRTPRRMAVMIASVWILSVVISIPPLLGWKSERPPYACLISQEIGYQIYATLLSFYIPLMAMIFVYFRIWRVSSRLAKKEIKSQPGSIDRGAEILYLPSYRTPRHSKESDYGTHPNGILKNGGCGDNSSKKSSKEEEESMLDMIANHRNNNRRRFTVKSLLSRSSKHSSHKERRAIKTLGVIMGGFTACWLPFFILAVIRPVCGIHEENCSIPGSLMSIFNWLGYFNSFLNPLIYARFNREFRTPFIEILCCRCRKINIRIRSESYAEQYGEPTTLRDTTFRDSLKPVTDTVVRYDSQGVTNVYIGNGSADNCDKDRESVV